In Syntrophaceae bacterium, one genomic interval encodes:
- a CDS encoding CoA transferase, whose product MKPLKGVKVIDFTSSISGPYCGALLADYGAEVYKLERPGRGEDSRLFPPQKDGVPLGFVSINRAKKGLSIDLNKPEGQELFRKLAAKVDVILENYTPGTMKRWNIDYETIKAVNPKIVYCSISGFGQFGPLSPLPGYDAVIQAMSGMMMSTGFPDGAPTRTGNAAVDYLSGTFGALGIVMGVLQARTTGKGMHVDVAMLDCVLNTQDVPFLSPMNLGKEVQRFGNRLAYVTPFDTFKTKDGWLMIATANNNNFGALAKVMGREDLMEDPKFSDNYQRCVNEADLREIIVGWTVQHGTMELLGMLMKNGVPCSPIQNAGDMLKNPHAQARGLVAEVTHSSGLQVKVPGVAIKIDGQILPVEGSSPDVGQHNAEVFGELLGMGEAELAPLKEKGII is encoded by the coding sequence ATGAAACCCCTGAAAGGCGTAAAGGTAATCGATTTCACCAGTTCCATCTCGGGGCCGTACTGCGGCGCCCTCCTGGCCGACTACGGCGCGGAGGTCTACAAGCTGGAGCGGCCGGGCCGGGGAGAGGACTCGCGGCTGTTCCCCCCCCAGAAGGATGGCGTTCCGCTGGGCTTCGTCAGCATCAATCGGGCCAAAAAGGGCCTGTCGATCGACCTGAACAAACCGGAGGGACAGGAGCTCTTCCGCAAGTTGGCCGCAAAAGTGGATGTTATCCTTGAGAATTACACACCCGGGACGATGAAGCGCTGGAACATCGATTACGAGACGATCAAGGCCGTCAACCCCAAAATCGTCTACTGCTCGATCTCCGGTTTCGGCCAGTTCGGCCCCCTCTCCCCCCTGCCGGGTTACGATGCGGTCATCCAGGCCATGAGCGGCATGATGATGTCCACCGGCTTCCCCGACGGCGCCCCCACGAGAACGGGTAACGCCGCCGTGGATTACCTTTCCGGGACCTTCGGGGCCCTCGGAATCGTGATGGGCGTCCTCCAGGCCCGGACGACGGGGAAAGGCATGCACGTTGATGTCGCCATGCTCGATTGCGTCCTCAACACCCAGGACGTTCCGTTCCTCAGCCCGATGAACCTGGGCAAGGAAGTCCAGCGCTTTGGCAACCGCCTCGCCTACGTCACCCCCTTCGACACCTTCAAGACGAAGGACGGCTGGCTCATGATCGCCACGGCGAACAATAACAATTTCGGCGCCCTCGCCAAGGTCATGGGACGCGAGGACCTGATGGAAGACCCGAAATTCTCCGACAACTACCAGCGCTGCGTGAACGAAGCCGACCTCCGGGAGATCATCGTTGGCTGGACGGTTCAGCATGGAACCATGGAACTGCTCGGCATGCTGATGAAAAACGGCGTGCCCTGCTCGCCGATCCAGAATGCAGGCGACATGCTGAAAAATCCGCATGCCCAGGCGCGCGGCCTGGTCGCGGAAGTGACCCACTCCAGCGGCCTTCAGGTGAAGGTCCCCGGCGTGGCCATCAAGATCGACGGCCAGATCCTCCCCGTCGAGGGGAGCTCCCCGGATGTCGGCCAGCACAACGCTGAGGTCTTCGGCGAGTTGCTGGGAATGGGAGAGGCGGAGCTGGCTCCCTTGAAAGAGAAGGGCATCATCTGA
- a CDS encoding TetR/AcrR family transcriptional regulator, translating into MTEKAQTKRDIILEAAVRVFSEKGYHNSRTLDISTEAGVAYGSLYHYFASKDDILLSIFRERWHVLLDRMERINQTVSEPGEKILAIIDFIFRSYQNNPDMMKVLIMDVPRHSQFYSPENWKVYNAFLKNLADVFREGQEKGIYCQAISPLVASYIIYGAVDMTIRQYVYNPEFNHDEFPVEQAKEQIVRMLKQGFSNREV; encoded by the coding sequence ATGACGGAGAAGGCACAGACCAAAAGGGACATCATCCTCGAAGCCGCCGTCCGGGTATTCTCTGAAAAAGGCTACCACAACAGCCGGACCCTGGACATCTCGACGGAAGCCGGGGTGGCCTACGGCTCCCTCTACCACTACTTCGCCAGCAAGGACGACATCCTCCTTTCGATCTTCCGGGAGCGGTGGCATGTCCTCCTGGATCGGATGGAGAGGATCAACCAGACCGTCAGCGAGCCGGGGGAAAAGATCCTGGCCATCATCGATTTTATCTTCCGCAGCTATCAGAACAACCCGGACATGATGAAAGTCCTCATCATGGACGTGCCCCGGCACTCTCAGTTCTATTCACCGGAGAACTGGAAAGTATACAACGCCTTCCTCAAAAACCTGGCGGACGTCTTCCGTGAGGGGCAGGAAAAGGGGATCTACTGCCAGGCCATCTCCCCCCTGGTCGCCTCGTACATCATCTATGGGGCCGTGGACATGACGATCCGCCAGTATGTCTACAACCCCGAATTCAATCACGACGAGTTTCCCGTTGAGCAGGCCAAGGAGCAGATCGTGCGCATGCTCAAGCAGGGTTTTTCCAATAGGGAGGTTTGA